One genomic region from Amycolatopsis sp. FBCC-B4732 encodes:
- a CDS encoding cation-translocating P-type ATPase, with protein MTEIELAIGGMTCASCANRIERKLNRLDGVTASVNYATEKARVRAPGGVDPATLVATVEAAGYRATLPGPEPAEQPAGDATDPLRQRLITSAVLTVPVILLAMVPALQFTYWQWISLTLAAPVVTWGAWPFHRAAWTNLRHGAATMDTLVSMGVLAAFAWSLWALLFGTAGTPGMTHPFELTIAPSDGAGAIYLEVAAGVTTFILAGRYFEARSKRRAGAALRALLELGAKEVAVLRSGAEVRIPTAELAAGDRFVVRPGEKIATDGVVETGKSAVDASMLTGESVPVEVGEGDVVTGATVNAGGRLVVRATRVGADTQLARMAKLVEDAQSGKAGVQRLADRISGVFVPIVIGLAVATLGFWLGSGAGTAAAFTAAVAVLIIACPCALGLATPTALLVGTGRGAQLGVLIKGPEVLESTRRVDTVVLDKTGTVTAGRMTLTGVHAAGGVDEGELLRLAGALEDASEHPIAAAIARGARERGELPAVEDFTNVEGLGVQGIVDGHAVLVGRPALLEDWSRPLPADLTAAKAAAEARGHTAVAVAWDGAARGVLVVADTVKPTSAEAIARLRALGLTPVLLTGDNAAVARTVAAEVGIDEVIAEVLPADKLDVVKRLQDEGKVVAMVGDGVNDAPALAQADLGLAMGTGTDVAIEASDITLVRGDLRAVADAIRLSRRTLRTIKGNLFWAFAYNLAALPLAAAGLLNPMIAGAAMAFSSVFVVGNSLRLRGFTGSGAAKP; from the coding sequence ATGACCGAGATCGAACTCGCGATCGGCGGCATGACCTGCGCGTCCTGCGCCAACCGCATCGAGCGCAAGCTCAACAGGCTCGACGGCGTAACCGCTTCGGTCAATTACGCGACGGAGAAGGCCCGCGTGCGGGCGCCCGGGGGCGTCGATCCGGCCACCCTCGTGGCCACGGTCGAAGCCGCCGGCTACCGCGCGACCCTGCCGGGGCCGGAGCCGGCCGAGCAGCCGGCAGGCGACGCGACCGATCCGCTGCGGCAGCGGCTGATCACCAGTGCCGTGCTCACGGTGCCGGTGATCCTCCTGGCCATGGTGCCCGCGCTGCAGTTCACGTACTGGCAGTGGATTTCGCTGACGCTGGCCGCGCCGGTCGTCACCTGGGGCGCGTGGCCGTTCCACCGGGCGGCGTGGACGAACCTGCGCCACGGCGCCGCGACCATGGACACGCTGGTGTCGATGGGCGTGCTGGCCGCGTTCGCGTGGTCGCTGTGGGCCTTGCTGTTCGGCACGGCCGGGACGCCGGGGATGACCCACCCGTTCGAGCTGACGATCGCGCCGTCCGACGGCGCCGGCGCGATCTACCTCGAGGTCGCCGCGGGCGTCACCACGTTCATCCTGGCCGGCCGGTACTTCGAGGCGCGGTCCAAGCGCCGCGCGGGCGCCGCGCTCCGGGCGCTGCTGGAACTCGGCGCGAAGGAGGTCGCGGTGCTGCGGAGCGGCGCCGAAGTCCGGATCCCGACGGCCGAGCTGGCGGCGGGGGACCGGTTCGTCGTGCGGCCGGGCGAGAAGATCGCGACCGACGGCGTCGTCGAGACCGGCAAGTCCGCCGTCGACGCCTCGATGCTCACCGGCGAATCGGTGCCCGTCGAGGTCGGCGAGGGTGACGTCGTCACCGGCGCGACGGTGAACGCCGGCGGCCGGCTGGTCGTGCGGGCCACCCGCGTCGGCGCGGACACGCAGCTCGCGCGGATGGCCAAGCTGGTCGAGGACGCCCAGAGCGGCAAGGCCGGCGTCCAGCGGCTGGCCGACCGGATCTCCGGGGTGTTTGTCCCGATCGTGATCGGGCTGGCCGTGGCCACGCTCGGCTTCTGGCTCGGCAGCGGCGCCGGGACCGCGGCGGCGTTCACCGCGGCGGTCGCGGTGCTGATCATCGCGTGCCCGTGCGCGCTCGGCCTGGCCACGCCGACGGCGCTGCTCGTCGGCACCGGCCGCGGCGCCCAGCTCGGCGTGCTGATCAAGGGCCCGGAGGTGCTGGAGTCGACCCGCCGCGTCGACACGGTCGTGCTGGACAAGACCGGCACGGTGACCGCGGGCCGCATGACGCTCACCGGCGTGCACGCGGCCGGGGGCGTCGACGAGGGCGAGCTGCTGCGGCTGGCTGGTGCGCTGGAGGACGCGTCGGAGCACCCGATCGCGGCGGCCATCGCCCGCGGTGCCCGTGAGCGCGGCGAGCTGCCCGCCGTCGAGGACTTCACGAACGTGGAAGGCCTTGGCGTGCAGGGGATCGTCGACGGGCACGCGGTCCTCGTCGGCCGCCCGGCGCTGCTCGAAGACTGGAGCCGGCCGTTGCCGGCGGACCTCACGGCGGCGAAGGCGGCGGCCGAGGCGCGCGGGCACACCGCGGTCGCGGTGGCCTGGGACGGCGCGGCCCGCGGCGTGCTGGTGGTCGCCGACACCGTCAAGCCGACATCGGCCGAAGCGATCGCCCGGCTGCGGGCGCTCGGGCTGACCCCGGTGCTGCTGACCGGGGACAACGCCGCGGTCGCGCGCACGGTGGCCGCGGAGGTCGGGATCGACGAGGTGATCGCCGAGGTGCTGCCGGCGGACAAGCTGGACGTCGTCAAGCGGCTGCAGGACGAGGGCAAGGTCGTGGCCATGGTCGGCGACGGCGTGAACGACGCGCCGGCGCTGGCGCAGGCCGATCTCGGGCTCGCTATGGGAACGGGCACGGACGTCGCGATCGAGGCGAGCGACATCACCCTGGTCCGCGGCGACCTGCGCGCGGTCGCCGACGCGATCCGGCTGTCCCGCCGGACGCTGCGGACGATCAAGGGCAACCTGTTCTGGGCGTTCGCCTACAATCTGGCGGCGCTGCCGCTGGCCGCGGCGGGGCTGCTGAACCCGATGATCGCGGGCGCGGCGATGGCGTTCAGCTCGGTGTTCGTGGTCGGCAACAGCCTGCGGCTGCGGGGTTTCACCGGCTCGGGCGCCGCGAAGCCGTGA
- a CDS encoding LysR family transcriptional regulator, producing MERLDDLGFFHVVAVSETLTAAARELDVSLPVVSKRLKALEERLDVRLVHRGARRLALTAEGELYAARVEAILDQVRELDDLVGHRAGDLRGPIVVQATLGLGRAHVAPLIGEFTARHPRVRVRLHTSALPLRPHRREFDLAVHVGTPPDSTLRMRRLARNRRVPCAAPSYVDRRGTPERIEDLAAHDCIVLRENEGDFAVWRFGGAAQPRQVRVRGSLASNDGDIVTDWALQGRGIVMRSEWQVRPHLDSGALVRVLPGVPTPPADIYALLADDAHVPRRTAELVTHLAARLPDAITASRRPSR from the coding sequence ATGGAAAGGCTCGACGACCTCGGTTTCTTCCACGTGGTCGCCGTCAGCGAGACGCTCACCGCCGCCGCGCGCGAGCTGGACGTCTCGCTGCCGGTGGTCAGCAAGCGCCTGAAGGCACTGGAAGAACGGCTCGACGTCCGGCTGGTGCACCGCGGCGCCCGGCGGCTCGCGCTGACCGCCGAGGGCGAGCTGTACGCGGCCCGCGTCGAGGCGATCCTCGACCAGGTGCGCGAGCTCGACGACCTGGTCGGCCACCGCGCCGGCGACCTGCGCGGCCCGATCGTCGTCCAGGCGACCCTCGGGCTGGGCCGCGCGCACGTCGCGCCGCTCATCGGCGAGTTCACCGCGCGGCACCCGCGGGTGCGCGTCCGGCTCCACACCTCGGCGCTGCCGCTGCGGCCGCACCGGCGCGAGTTCGACCTCGCCGTGCACGTCGGGACGCCGCCGGACTCGACGTTGCGGATGCGCCGGCTGGCGCGCAACCGCCGGGTGCCGTGCGCGGCACCGTCCTATGTGGACCGTCGCGGGACCCCCGAACGGATCGAGGACCTCGCCGCGCACGACTGCATCGTGCTGCGCGAGAACGAGGGCGACTTCGCCGTGTGGCGCTTCGGCGGTGCCGCCCAGCCCCGGCAGGTGCGGGTGCGCGGGAGCCTGGCGAGCAACGACGGCGACATCGTCACGGACTGGGCGCTGCAAGGCCGCGGGATCGTGATGCGCTCCGAATGGCAGGTCCGGCCCCACCTGGACAGCGGCGCCCTGGTGCGGGTGCTGCCCGGCGTGCCGACGCCGCCCGCGGACATCTACGCCCTGCTGGCCGACGACGCCCACGTCCCGCGCCGGACGGCCGAGCTGGTCACCCACCTGGCCGCCCGGCTGCCGGACGCGATCACGGCTTCGCGGCGCCCGAGCCGGTGA